A single genomic interval of Romboutsia ilealis harbors:
- the recQ gene encoding DNA helicase RecQ: MNIKPLDILHKYYGYTSFRKGQENIITSIINKEDVLAIMPTGGGKSICYQVPALCLDGITIVISPLISLMKDQVDALNTMGIKASLINSSLSNSEYSKVLEEIENDECKIIYIAPERLDSMEFVNIIRGKNISQVAIDEAHCVSQWGHDFRVSYKKIPYFINRLDKRPIVTAFTATASNEVREDIVNILDLHKPAIYITGFDRENLSINIVKSSSKNKYTLDYVENHKNESGIIYASTRKEVESIYEGLLKRNYSVAKYHAGLSNEARKEYQENFINDDIKIMVATNAFGMGIDKPNIRWVLHYNMPQSIENYYQEIGRAGRDGEDSECVLLFSPGDVHTQKYLVEVGIENPERKRVQYKKLQQMVDLVYSNTCYRKSILNYFGEPFLEDCNNCSNCLNEGEVVDKTLDAQKVISCIARMKRSFGATMIIDVLRGSKNKKVLDLGFDTLTTYGIMKNYSNEDLKTFINTLVSHGFLDVVENIGPRGSFPTIKLNEQSLKVIKQEIKVEFKEDKVTKSRYVENELYEMLVSLRGEIAKEEGVAPYMVFGDATLKNMTSSYPINKEEMLNISGVGEIKYEKYGRKFEEIIEKYIKEKNIDKSKLNKVSGNTTGLNSDYFNVTTDKKLYERLREYRLSVSKLEGVLPYMVLSSNSLKEISGRYPLDEEQLKDIGGVGPVKINKYGEDIINIVKEYIKENNITPKWEEKKRLKLVIDGDSRKNEEIALDLLNQNKDINEVVDELEISVSTVLGYVCDYIKLGNRINFDIDLKCMYTENEKEMILDAISRFGDEKVSVIKKVMPDYVKYESIRAVILERYLNK; the protein is encoded by the coding sequence ATGAATATAAAACCTTTAGATATACTACATAAATATTATGGGTATACAAGTTTTAGAAAAGGACAAGAAAATATTATAACATCTATAATAAATAAAGAAGATGTACTTGCTATAATGCCAACGGGTGGTGGGAAATCTATATGTTATCAAGTTCCAGCTCTTTGCTTAGATGGAATAACTATAGTTATTTCTCCATTAATCTCACTTATGAAAGACCAAGTTGATGCATTAAATACTATGGGAATTAAAGCTTCTTTAATAAACAGTTCCTTATCCAATAGTGAATATAGTAAAGTTTTAGAAGAAATAGAAAATGATGAATGTAAAATAATATACATAGCACCAGAAAGACTGGATAGTATGGAATTTGTAAATATAATAAGAGGAAAAAATATAAGTCAAGTTGCAATAGATGAAGCTCACTGTGTTTCTCAATGGGGGCATGACTTTAGAGTAAGTTATAAAAAAATACCATACTTTATAAATAGATTAGATAAAAGACCTATAGTTACTGCATTTACAGCAACTGCGAGTAATGAAGTTAGAGAGGATATTGTAAATATACTAGATTTACACAAACCAGCTATTTATATAACTGGATTTGATAGAGAGAATTTATCTATAAATATAGTAAAGTCATCATCTAAAAATAAATATACACTAGATTATGTAGAAAATCATAAAAATGAGAGTGGAATAATATATGCTTCAACTAGAAAAGAAGTAGAAAGTATATATGAAGGCTTACTAAAAAGAAATTATTCAGTAGCTAAATACCATGCAGGGCTTTCAAATGAAGCAAGAAAAGAGTATCAAGAAAACTTTATAAATGATGATATAAAGATAATGGTAGCTACAAATGCATTTGGTATGGGAATAGATAAGCCAAATATTAGATGGGTACTTCACTATAATATGCCACAAAGTATAGAAAACTATTACCAAGAAATAGGTAGAGCGGGAAGAGATGGAGAGGATAGTGAGTGTGTATTATTATTTTCACCAGGAGATGTTCACACTCAAAAATATTTAGTTGAAGTTGGGATTGAAAATCCTGAAAGAAAGAGAGTTCAATATAAAAAGCTCCAACAAATGGTAGACTTAGTTTACTCAAATACTTGTTATAGAAAAAGTATATTAAACTATTTTGGAGAACCTTTTTTAGAAGACTGTAACAATTGTAGCAACTGCTTAAATGAAGGTGAAGTAGTAGATAAAACACTAGATGCTCAAAAAGTTATATCTTGCATTGCTAGAATGAAAAGAAGTTTTGGTGCTACTATGATAATAGATGTTTTAAGAGGTTCTAAAAATAAGAAAGTATTAGACCTTGGATTTGATACTTTAACAACTTATGGAATTATGAAAAATTATTCTAATGAAGATTTAAAAACCTTTATAAATACATTAGTATCACATGGTTTTTTAGATGTAGTAGAGAATATAGGGCCAAGAGGAAGTTTTCCTACTATAAAATTAAATGAACAATCTTTAAAAGTAATAAAACAAGAAATTAAAGTTGAATTTAAAGAGGATAAGGTTACTAAATCAAGATATGTGGAAAATGAGCTATATGAAATGTTAGTTTCTTTAAGAGGTGAAATAGCTAAAGAAGAAGGAGTAGCACCATATATGGTATTTGGAGATGCAACTCTTAAGAATATGACAAGTTCTTATCCTATAAATAAAGAAGAAATGCTTAATATATCAGGGGTTGGAGAAATTAAATACGAAAAGTATGGTAGGAAGTTTGAAGAGATAATTGAAAAATATATAAAAGAAAAAAATATAGACAAATCTAAGCTCAATAAGGTGTCGGGAAATACGACGGGGTTAAATAGTGATTATTTTAATGTAACTACAGATAAAAAGCTATATGAAAGACTTAGGGAATATAGGCTTAGTGTATCAAAATTAGAAGGTGTACTTCCTTATATGGTACTAAGTAGTAACAGTTTAAAAGAGATAAGTGGAAGATATCCATTAGATGAAGAGCAATTAAAGGATATAGGTGGAGTAGGTCCTGTTAAGATAAATAAATATGGAGAAGATATTATAAATATAGTTAAAGAATATATAAAAGAAAATAATATAACTCCTAAATGGGAAGAGAAAAAAAGGCTAAAGCTAGTAATAGACGGAGATAGTAGAAAAAATGAGGAAATAGCTTTAGACTTATTAAATCAAAATAAAGATATAAATGAAGTAGTAGATGAATTAGAAATATCAGTGTCTACAGTACTGGGATATGTTTGTGATTATATAAAACTTGGAAATCGTATAAATTTTGATATAGATTTAAAATGTATGTATACTGAAAATGAAAAAGAAATGATATTAGATGCGATATCTAGGTTTGGAGATGAAAAGGTAAGTGTTATTAAAAAGGTAATGCCAGATTATGTTAAATATGAAAGCATAAGAGCTGTAATACTTGAAAGATATTTAAATAAATAA
- a CDS encoding iron-containing alcohol dehydrogenase family protein, with the protein MNYKFGLPVEIIFKCGAVKNINKVIKDNNFKKGILISSERFINSEYGQEILQLLSENVKNIHFGISINPTIEDVERTTKAIKESDADFVIALGGGSILDCAKISSCMAAMDTNIRYFLENKLEINKNIPVIALPTTSGTGSEVTSVSVISDTHTEDKFPIKSYYLYPKIAIIDPELTLTVPKKVTASSGIDVLSHALESYYSKNNNPISDILAIESVKIVMNNLKNAVNNLDNIEYRENMCQASLLAGMAFSVTGTAACHGISYPLTSKYNIPHGEACGITQDKVLLLNSKVEFDRIDKLSKDVGYANVEEFVDEIYKLKKDIGLANNLRNYNIKKDELETIANLCTSLNIFANPYELNKEEILKLLQSIY; encoded by the coding sequence ATGAACTATAAATTTGGGCTTCCTGTTGAAATAATATTTAAATGTGGGGCAGTTAAAAATATAAACAAAGTAATAAAAGATAATAATTTTAAAAAAGGAATACTAATATCTAGTGAGAGATTTATAAATAGTGAATATGGACAAGAGATTTTACAGCTATTAAGTGAAAATGTAAAAAACATACATTTTGGAATAAGCATAAATCCCACAATAGAAGATGTAGAAAGAACAACTAAAGCTATAAAAGAAAGTGATGCAGATTTTGTTATAGCTTTAGGTGGAGGAAGTATACTAGATTGTGCAAAGATATCTTCTTGTATGGCAGCTATGGATACTAACATAAGATATTTCCTAGAAAATAAATTAGAGATTAATAAAAATATACCTGTAATAGCATTACCTACAACCTCAGGTACAGGAAGTGAAGTTACTAGTGTTTCTGTTATAAGTGATACACATACTGAAGATAAATTCCCTATAAAATCATATTATCTATATCCTAAAATAGCAATAATTGATCCAGAGTTAACACTTACAGTACCTAAAAAGGTTACAGCTAGTTCAGGTATAGATGTATTATCACATGCATTAGAATCTTATTATAGTAAAAATAATAATCCTATATCAGATATTTTAGCTATAGAATCAGTAAAGATTGTTATGAATAATTTAAAAAATGCAGTTAATAACCTTGATAATATAGAATATAGAGAAAATATGTGCCAAGCATCATTATTAGCGGGAATGGCTTTCTCTGTTACAGGAACGGCTGCATGTCATGGAATATCATATCCATTAACTAGTAAGTATAATATACCTCATGGTGAAGCATGTGGTATTACTCAAGATAAAGTATTATTATTAAATTCAAAAGTTGAGTTTGATAGAATTGATAAGTTAAGTAAAGATGTTGGATATGCTAATGTAGAAGAATTTGTTGATGAAATATATAAATTGAAGAAGGATATAGGTCTAGCTAATAACCTAAGAAATTATAATATAAAAAAGGATGAGTTAGAAACAATAGCTAACTTATGTACATCTTTAAATATATTTGCTAATCCGTATGAGCTTAATAAGGAAGAAATTTTAAAATTATTACAAAGTATTTATTAG
- a CDS encoding AbgT family transporter, which translates to MNSSVAQKTEKKTFIQKFLDFVEIGGNKLPHPVTLFAMLCVAIAIISAIAASMGLSVEADILNRTTNEIETTVVSAVSLLNGEGFSYMLENAVSNFTSFAPLGVVLVGMLGIGIAESSGYIGTLLKKVVSITPSKLIVPMVVFLGIMSNVASDAGYVILIPLGALVFMAYGRHPLAGIAAAFAGVSGGFSANLLIGTIDPMLAGITNEAAHILDPTVNITPTANYLFMVVSTFLITILGTILTTKVIEPRLGKYEGSVDKGSDLQNISDKEKKAMTAANITLIAMVVGLIVLIVMPNSFLRNLEADGFLNSIIDHSTFMNGLIPIVALLFFVPSVVYGKIAGTVKNEKEVAAHMSKAMSSMGGYLCLAFVASQFISYFNYTNLGTIIAIIGAELLQSANIGAIPLLVGFIIITAFINLFMGSASAKWAIMAPVFIPMFIKLNIDPAAVQTAYRIADSSTNIISPLMSYFAMVIVFTQVYDKKSGIGTITSMMLPYSMTFLVAWTVMFIIWMVAGIPFGF; encoded by the coding sequence GGAAATAAGCTTCCACATCCTGTAACATTATTTGCTATGTTATGTGTTGCGATAGCTATAATATCAGCAATAGCAGCTAGCATGGGGTTATCAGTAGAAGCGGATATATTAAATAGAACAACAAATGAAATAGAAACAACAGTAGTATCTGCAGTATCGTTACTTAATGGTGAAGGATTTTCGTATATGCTTGAAAATGCAGTATCTAATTTTACAAGCTTTGCACCACTTGGGGTTGTTTTAGTTGGTATGTTAGGTATAGGTATAGCAGAAAGTTCAGGATACATAGGAACATTACTTAAGAAGGTAGTTAGTATAACTCCATCTAAATTAATAGTTCCAATGGTAGTATTTTTAGGTATAATGTCAAACGTTGCATCAGATGCAGGGTATGTAATACTTATACCACTTGGTGCATTAGTATTTATGGCTTATGGAAGACATCCACTTGCAGGTATAGCAGCAGCATTTGCTGGAGTATCTGGAGGATTTAGTGCAAACTTACTTATAGGAACAATAGATCCAATGCTTGCAGGTATAACTAATGAAGCTGCACATATATTAGATCCAACAGTAAATATTACACCAACTGCAAACTACTTATTCATGGTTGTATCAACATTTTTAATAACTATACTTGGGACTATATTAACTACTAAAGTTATAGAGCCAAGACTTGGAAAGTATGAAGGTAGTGTAGACAAAGGTTCTGATTTACAAAATATAAGTGATAAAGAAAAGAAAGCTATGACTGCTGCAAATATTACATTAATAGCAATGGTAGTTGGATTAATAGTATTAATAGTAATGCCAAACTCTTTCTTAAGAAACTTAGAAGCAGATGGCTTCTTAAATTCAATAATAGATCATTCTACATTTATGAATGGGCTTATACCAATAGTTGCACTTTTATTCTTCGTTCCATCAGTAGTTTATGGAAAAATAGCTGGGACTGTTAAAAATGAAAAAGAAGTAGCAGCTCATATGAGTAAAGCAATGAGTTCAATGGGTGGATATTTATGTTTAGCATTCGTTGCATCTCAATTTATAAGTTACTTTAATTATACTAACTTAGGAACTATAATAGCTATTATTGGAGCAGAATTGTTACAATCTGCAAATATTGGTGCTATACCACTTCTTGTAGGATTTATAATAATAACAGCATTTATAAACTTATTTATGGGGTCAGCTTCAGCTAAATGGGCTATAATGGCACCAGTATTTATACCAATGTTTATAAAGTTGAATATTGATCCTGCTGCAGTTCAAACTGCATATAGAATAGCAGATAGTTCAACTAATATAATATCACCACTTATGAGTTATTTTGCAATGGTTATAGTATTTACTCAAGTGTATGATAAAAAATCTGGTATAGGAACTATAACATCTATGATGTTACCTTACTCTATGACTTTCTTAGTAGCTTGGACAGTAATGTTTATAATATGGATGGTAGCTGGAATACCTTTTGGATTCTAG